One stretch of Arachis duranensis cultivar V14167 chromosome 1, aradu.V14167.gnm2.J7QH, whole genome shotgun sequence DNA includes these proteins:
- the LOC107465912 gene encoding DEAD-box ATP-dependent RNA helicase 21: MKPSIDDVTLPPAAATNSAAPSKPVFLTKAQREQLALQRRQEEIANQKRRQEQLLSRNRPSSDSAADSKPSADSDRRDRDRDRDRDRDRDRDRDRDRDRDRERERERERERDRARDRDREAERRNREREREEESRARERARLEKLAEREREKELESIKEQYLGSKKPKKRVIKPSEKFRFSFDWENTEDTSRDMNSLYQNPHEAQLLFGRGFRAGMDRREQKKLAAKNEKEMREQIRRKDGVEEKPEEADAQRRKEAAADLYDTFDMRVDRHWSEKKLEEMTERDWRIFREDYNISYKGSKIPRPMRSWVESKLSNELLKAVEKAGYKTPSPIQMAAIPLGLQQRDVIGIAETGSGKTAAFVLPMLSYITRLPPMSEENEAEGPYAVVMAPTRELAQQIEDETVKFAQYLGIKVVSIVGGQSIEEQGFKIRQGCEIVIATPGRLIDCLERRYAVLNQCNYVVLDEADRMIDMGFEPQVMGVLDAMPSSNLKPENEDEELDEKKIYRTTYMFSATMPPAVERLARKYLRNPVVVTIGTAGKATDLISQHVIMMKESEKFHKLQRLLDELNDKTAIVFVNTKKNADMVAKNLDKEGYRVTTLHGGKSQEQREISLEGFRTKRYNVLVATDVAGRGIDIPDVAHVINYDMPGNIEMYTHRIGRTGRAGKTGVATTFLTLQDTDVFYDLKQMLIQSNSPVPPELARHEASKFKPGTIPDRPPRRNDTVFAH; this comes from the coding sequence ATGAAACCCTCAATCGATGACGTTACCTTACCCCCCGCCGCCGCCACCAACTCTGCCGCACCATCCAAGCCTGTCTTCCTTACCAAAGCCCAGCGCGAGCAATTGGCACTCCAGCGCCGTCAGGAGGAAATCGCCAACCAGAAGCGCCGCCAAGAGCAGCTCCTTTCTCGTAATCGACCTTCCTCCGATTCCGCGGCCGATTCCAAACCCTCCGCTGACTCCGATCGGCGCGACCGCGACCGCGACCGCGACCGCGACAGGGACAGGGACAGGGATAGGGATAGGGACAGGGACAGAGACCGCGAACGAGAACGGGAACGGGAACGGGAGCGCGATAGGGCACGCGATCGGGACCGCGAGGCGGAGCGACGGAACCGAGAGAGGGAGCGCGAAGAGGAAAGTAGGGCTCGGGAACGAGCACGGTTGGAGAAATTGGCGGAGCGGGAGCGCGAGAAGGAGCTCGAATCCATCAAAGAACAGTACCTTGGTTCGAAGAAGCCGAAGAAGCGCGTGATCAAGCCCAGCGAGAAGTTTCGTTTCTCCTTCGACTGGGAGAACACCGAGGACACATCTCGCGACATGAACTCCCTCTACCAGAACCCTCACGAGGCTCAGCTCCTCTTCGGCCGCGGCTTCCGCGCCGGCATGGACCGCCGCGAGCAGAAGAAGCTCGCCGCCAAGAACGAGAAGGAGATGCGCGAGCAGATCCGTCGCAAGGACGGCGTGGAGGAGAAGCCCGAGGAGGCCGATGCCCAGCGCCGCAAGGAGGCTGCTGCCGACCTCTACGACACCTTCGACATGAGGGTTGACCGCCATTGGAGCGAGAAGAAGCTTGAGGAAATGACGGAGAGGGATTGGCGTATCTTCAGGGAGGACTACAACATCTCCTACAAGGGTTCCAAAATACCTCGCCCCATGCGGAGCTGGGTAGAGAGCAAGCTCAGCAATGAGCTTCTGAAGGCGGTGGAGAAGGCTGGGTACAAGACCCCTTCCCCCATTCAGATGGCTGCAATTCCCCTTGGCTTGCAGCAGCGTGATGTCATTGGCATTGCCGAGACCGGTTCCGGTAAGACTGCTGCTTTTGTTCTTCCCATGTTGAGTTACATTACTAGGCTTCCCCCCATGAGTGAGGAGAATGAGGCTGAGGGTCCCTATGCTGTTGTTATGGCTCCGACTCGCGAGCTTGCCCAGCAGATTGAGGATGAGACTGTTAAGTTTGCTCAGTATTTGGGTATTAAGGTTGTCTCCATTGTTGGTGGTCAGTCCATTGAGGAACAAGGGTTTAAGATTAGGCAAGGCTGTGAGATTGTCATTGCTACTCCAGGTCGTTTGATAGATTGTTTAGAGCGGCGATATGCTGTGCTGAACCAATGCAATTATGTTGTTCTCGATGAGGCGGATCGCATGATTGATATGGGTTTTGAGCCACAGGTGATGGGTGTCTTGGATGCCATGCCTTCCAGCAACTTGAAACCTGAGAATGAAGATGAGGAGCTTGATGAGAAGAAGATTTATAGGACCACTTATATGTTCAGTGCCACCATGCCTCCAGCAGTGGAGAGGCTTGCTAGGAAGTATCTGAGGAATCCTGTTGTGGTGACCATTGGCACTGCCGGAAAGGCAACTGACTTGATCAGCCAAcatgtgataatgatgaagGAATCTGAGAAATTCCATAAGCTTCAAAGGTTGCTTGATGAGCTTAATGACAAGACGGCAATTGTGTTTGTTAACACCAAGAAGAATGCGGATATGGTTGCCAAGAATTTGGACAAGGAAGGGTATCGTGTGACTACATTGCATGGAGGGAAGTCGCAGGAGCAGAGAGAGATTAGTCTGGAAGGGTTTAGGACCAAGAGATACAATGTTCTTGTTGCCACAGATGTTGCCGGACGTGGTATTGACATACCCGATGTGGCTCATGTGATAAACTATGATATGCCTGGGAACATTGAAATGTACACGCATCGCATTGGGCGTACTGGTCGTGCTGGAAAGACTGGTGTGGCAACAACATTCCTCACTCTTCAGGACACTGATGTCTTCTATGACCTCAAACAGATGCTTATTCAAAGCAACAGCCCTGTTCCACCTGAATTGGCAAGGCACGAAGCCTCCAAGTTCAAGCCAGGGACTATTCCCGACAGACCACCTAGACGAAATGACACTGTGTTTGCACATTAG